One segment of Fusarium oxysporum f. sp. lycopersici 4287 chromosome 7, whole genome shotgun sequence DNA contains the following:
- a CDS encoding hypothetical protein (At least one base has a quality score < 10), with amino-acid sequence MTGKSDIQGPQMQDNHLNRTIVVAAQEAVHEPKGDSILPAHGGEGNNVSETDDEKETPGALQQVMTRSEQILTHVLIWLFVFALGFSNSIFRVLTPYVVSDFKRHSLTATTDVVANISSGIFRLPYAKLLDVWGRPKSLTLMVLVTVLGALMKAGCNNVETYCAAQVFYYVGYYGIQFSLVIFISDSAPIRNRALLFGIVWSPSLISTWAYGPTADRILTNLGYRWGFGIWCIVLPVFSVPVLTLMFRFDRRARQAGLIKRPEHGKTVSQRIVFCLKEFDVVGLLILAAGLSLLLLSVSIYSYQDKGWGSPLIICFLVFGPLLIICFILYEIYLAPVTFLSSRLMKDRTVVWTNIMAATLYTSEFICSAYVYSMLIVVFNQSITAATYINSIYYIGSSFWTIVLGFVICYYGRMKIITLATGIPFFILGQVCKILIAFGGGTIYPIEQMTLMAVSQEHTPALLAVESVIVDVGKGAGSAIATAIWTGMFRKKLADLDIQSSYPLGSAARAAINHAYLDTQRIIFITSTSLLVLAWASVLFWKDYDVKKMRSLRKGLPV; translated from the exons ATGACTGGCAAGAGTGATATTCAGGGTCCGCAGATGCAGGACAATCATCTCAACAGGACTATCGTCGTTGCCGCGCAAGAGGCAGTTCACGAGCCTAAAGGCGACTCTATACTTCCAGCCCATGGGGGTGAAGGCAACAATGTGTCGGAGACTGACGATGAAAAAGAAACCCCCGGGGCCTTGCAGCAAGTAATGACCCGAAGCGAGCAAATCTTGACACACGTTCT TATCTGGCTCTTTGTCTTTGCGCTCGGCTTCTCAAACAGCATCTTCAGAGTTCTCACCCCCTACGTCGTCAGCGATTTCAAAAGACACTCTCTTACAGCAACAACCGATGTTGTTGCTAACATCTCCAGTGGTATCTTCAGACTTCCATACGCCAAGCTACTCGATGTCTGGGGGCGGCCCAAGAGTCTCACCCTCATGGTCCTTGTTACCGTTCTTGGTGCCTTGATGAAAGCTGGTTGCAATAATGTCGAAACATATTGTGCCGCTCAGGTCTTTTACTACGTCGGCTACTATGGCATCCAGTTTAGCCTTGTAATCTTCATTTCAGACTCAGCACCTATCCGGAACCGAGCCCTTCTGTTTGGTATCGTCTGGTCTCCATCGCTCATCTCCACCTGGGCTTACGGCCCTACTGCTGATCGCATCTTGACAAATCTCGGATATAGATGGGGCTTTGGTATATGGTGCATCGTCCTACCCGTTTTCTCTGTCCCTGTCCTTACCCTGATGTTCCGTTTCGACAGAAGAGCGAGGCAGGCTGGCTTGATCAAGCGGCCAGAACACGGCAAAACAGTCAGTCAACGCATAGTCTTCTGTCTCAAGGAGTTTGATGTCGTCGGGCTTCTCATTCTTGCGGCTGGTTTGAGTCTGCTCCTCTTGTCTGTGAGTATCTACTCATACCAAGACAAGGGCTGGGGCTCACCCCTAATTATTTGCTTCTTGGTGTTTGGGCCGCTCCTGATCATATGTTTCATCCTTTATGAGATATATCTTGCACCAGTGACCTTCCTATCATCACGCTTAATGAAGGATCGAACTGTTGTTTGGACTAACATCATGGCTGCGACGCTCTATACGTCTGAGTTTATCTGCTCCGCCTATGTGTATTCGATGCTTATTGTGGTTTTTAACCAATCCATAACAGCCGCCACTTATATCAACAGCATCTACTATATCGGGTCGTCATTCTGGACGATAGTCCTCGGCTTCGTGATATGCTACTACGGGCGAATGAAAATTATCACACTTGCTACTGGTATCCCATTCTTCATTCTCGGCCAGG TTTGCAAGATCCTTATCGCTTTTGGTGGTGGCACTATATATCCAATCGAGCAGATGACTCTGATGGCCGTTTCCCAGGAACACACGCCAGCCCTTCTGGCCGTCGAGTCAGTtattgttgatgttggaaagGGCGCAGGGTCAGCTATCGCTACTGCCATCTGGACTGGCATGTTCAGGAAGAAACTGGCTGA ccttgatatcCAGTCATCTTATCCACTTGGGAGTGCTGCCAGAGCCGCAATCAATCACGCCTACCTGGATACTCAACGCATCATCTTCATTACTTCGACCTCGCTGCTTGTCCTGGCTTGGGCCTCCGTTCTCTTCTGGAAGGACTACGATGTCAAGAAAATGCGCAGCCTTCGAAAGGGTTTGCCAGTCTAA